The Anaerotignum propionicum DSM 1682 sequence CAGCCGCAAAGGAGGCATGATGAATCAATGGATGCAGATATTGGTAAAAAGACAATTCTAATTGCTGATGATGCTGAGCCAAATCGCTTATTGCTGAAAAAAATATTTGGCGGAGAATATTATGTGGAAGAGGCCGTAAATGGAGTTGAGGCCTTGGAGAAGTTGCGGCAGTTAGAAGATGTTGCGATATTAATATTGGATATTGTGATGCCGTTGATGGATGGATTTAGCGTGCTTGAAGAGATGCAGAAGGATGAAATATTACGTACCATTCCTACGGTTGTGATTACTGCTAATAACGAAGAAGATATCCAAATTCGAGCATTATCCTGCGGTGCTACTGATGTTATGGCCAAACCTTTTAGTCCTCTCATTATCCTACATCGTATTAAAAATATAATGGCTCGTAAAGATTCTGAAAAACTTGCGGAGCAGAACCGAGCTTATAGACTTGAACTGAAACTTATGGATACCGATGAGAAATCGGGATTGTTTAATAAAAATGCATTTCATCGATATACAAAAAAGATGCTCCAGAAAAATTCAGACAAAAAGTTTGTTTTAATCCGCTGGGACATCGATAATTTTAAGGTGTTTAACGATTGGTTTGGAACTGAAGTTGGAGATACTTATTTGAAGAAAATCGGGGATTTTTTTCGGGAATACGAAGAAAAGAACGATTCAGTCAAGACCTATGCCAGATATGATGCAGATCATTTTGTTTGCTGCCAAGAGGCTGAGGGGTTTGATCCAGAGGAAATTACACAAATCATTGATGACTATATGACCCATTTAAAAACAATTGAATTTGAGTATACCCCTCGTGTTGGACTTTATCTGATTAACGATCCATCCCTGGATGTGGCGTTAATGTGCGACAGGGCTTTACTTGCTTTACGTTCAATTAAAGATAGTTATGGAAAGCGCTATGCATGGTTTGATGATTCTATGAGAGAGGCGCTATTAGAACAACAAGAAATTGTAAACGAAATGGAATTTGCTCTGCGAGATGGACAGTTTATTACATATTTTCAACCGCAATATAATTACGAAACAGGTAAAATGATTGGGGCAGAAGCTTTGGTTCGTTGGCAGCATCCAAGAAAAGGAACAATTTTGCCAAATAAGTTTATCCCACTGTTTGAACGTAATGGATTTATCTCTAGGTTGGACGAGTATATGTGGGAGCAGGTTTGTATTCAATTAAAGGATTGGGAGCGGAAAGGGCTGAACTTGGTTCCTATTTCCGTAAATGTATCCCGCAGAGATATTTATAATCCCCACCTAGTTGGGAATATTCTCTCCCTGCTTCAAGAATATGAATTAAGTCCTGAAATGCTTCATTTAG is a genomic window containing:
- a CDS encoding EAL domain-containing protein — protein: MDADIGKKTILIADDAEPNRLLLKKIFGGEYYVEEAVNGVEALEKLRQLEDVAILILDIVMPLMDGFSVLEEMQKDEILRTIPTVVITANNEEDIQIRALSCGATDVMAKPFSPLIILHRIKNIMARKDSEKLAEQNRAYRLELKLMDTDEKSGLFNKNAFHRYTKKMLQKNSDKKFVLIRWDIDNFKVFNDWFGTEVGDTYLKKIGDFFREYEEKNDSVKTYARYDADHFVCCQEAEGFDPEEITQIIDDYMTHLKTIEFEYTPRVGLYLINDPSLDVALMCDRALLALRSIKDSYGKRYAWFDDSMREALLEQQEIVNEMEFALRDGQFITYFQPQYNYETGKMIGAEALVRWQHPRKGTILPNKFIPLFERNGFISRLDEYMWEQVCIQLKDWERKGLNLVPISVNVSRRDIYNPHLVGNILSLLQEYELSPEMLHLEITESAYTQNAEQLVNTVNLLRIHGIEVHMDDFGSGYSSLNMLQNVPVDILKLDMRFLGGDYKDERSGNILNAVVRMATALRLPVLAEGVETKEQAEFLRSIGCLLMQGYLFSRPMAVEDFEKLLDGSQTVSALDKSYVESFQGSIDLLSFTSQSTLLFNCFVGGAAVVEYDEKDEVLLALRINDQFLREIGITRMEYAEDGQSIFRYYEGENRVLVISMLQEAIHTGKETCCEIMRKSKLHDMEDNWFKLRARLLKNSMSKHFFYVTMENITIYKEQTVENEKLVHCLSALTNHVDEGLLVLELSENIKIQYSNVRIAEMFGYTQKEFQELFGNDFLLSIHPDDKVLARENFEQILRAGNGVGRRIYRQTCKNGYYEWVSMTGCVVETEKDHICICTTIEKDDENKQRY